The sequence CTGGAAGCTCCGCTAACGCCCATGTTATTGCAACAGCTGGGCATCGCTACCTTAGTAGTGATTGCCGCGGCAGTACTGATCAGCTTATTAGTACAGTGGTTGCTGGCACCCTTATTGCGCGTGTCTCAAGCCTTAGAACAAATTGCCAGTGGTCGAGGGGATTTAACCCGCCGTATCGACATTCAAAGCCAAGATGAAGTGGGCATGCTCGCCACCAACTTTAACCGCTTTGTAGCCAGCCAAGCGGAGCTAATTGGGCAAATTCGTAGCCAAGCCGAGTATTTGGGCAGCAACGCAGAGCAAGCCTCGGTACGCGCTAATCAAACCGTGACCGAGCTGGGCCGCCAGCAAGAAGAAGTGACCATGGTGGCCACCGCCGTCACCGAAATGGCCTCAGCCACGCAAGAAATAGCCAATAACGCCGAGCAAACTGCGACCGCAGCCCAGCAATCGAGCAGCAGTACCGCTCACGGTAAACAGCAGGTGAATAAAACGCGCGACTCTATTCAGTCGCTATCCCAAGAAATGATCCAAGCCGCCGAAGTGATCCAACGTTTGGATTTGCATGCCAGAGATATTTCCAGTGTGTTGTCGACCATTCAAGGTATTGCCGATCAAACTAACTTGTTGGCACTCAACGCCGCCATAGAAGCGGCCCGCGCCGGCGAGCAAGGTCGCGGCTTTGCGGTAGTGGCAGACGAAGTGCGGGTGTTATCTCAACGCACCCACGCCTCTACCGAAGAGATCCAAGAAACCATCACTAACTTGCAAAAGGCCACTAAAGAAGCGGTGCAACTGATGCAAACCAGCCGTAATTTAGCCGAGCTAAGCGTGGAAGATGCAGAAGCTGCGGCAGAGGCACTGACCGAAATCACCACCGCCGTTAGCCTTATCTCTGATATGGCCAGCCAAATTGCCACCGCCGCCGAAGAGCAAAGCCAAGTGACGGGTGAGATCACCCAGAACACGACCGCCATTAAAGACGTGGCGGACGAACTGGCCGAAGACGCCAATCAATCCTTGGCACAATCAAAAGACTTGCATGCACAAGCCGGCAAACTAAACGGCTTAGTGAGCGCTTTTATTTTGAAGTAAGCGGGTAGAGAACGCGGTACGCCTTACGTGAGCGTCACAGACAAAGCCTGCAAGCTACGAGCGTAAGGCGCTAAGCCATAAAAAAGAGGGAGCAACTTTGCTCCCTCTTTTTATAACTGCGCGCCAATAATGAAACTCAAGTGAGTCATTGCAGTAGGACTTGATTGAGATCAATAGCTGGTCAGTCGCAGTGCACTACTGTCTAGCTCATCGTTTTATTTGGCAGTGAAGCTCTCACTCCTAACAGCATTTACCTGCAGATTAAGGAAGGCATTATGTCTAAAAAATGGACTTCAAGCTTAGCACTTAGCCTATTACTGGGCGTAATGGCGCAAGCGGGTTTGGCCCATGCAGCGGGGGACGCTGCGGCCGGTGCCGATAAAGTCGCCGCCTGTGTGGCCTGTCATGGCGCAGAGGGCAAGCCGACGGTTGATATCTATCCGCAACTTGCTGGTCAAACTGCAGCCGACATCGAAAGCGCCCTCAATGCCTATAAGGCCGGTGAACGCACGACAGGTATGGCGGCCCTCATGACGCCGCAAGCGAAGAATTTAAGTGACCAAGATATTGCCGACATTGCTGCTTATTACAGCGCGTTGTAGCGGCGCGAAGTGCGAGCCGCTGTACGTTAAATAAAAATACCGTATTTATTCTTATGCCGTCTTACTGGGCTTGCCCCGGTATCTCGTTCTTAGGTATTAAGGCTCTAAAGCGAGATCCTGATGTACATCAGGATGACGGCATTGAACAAGATTCTAATTGGCATGAAGATGACGGCAGAGACTAAGATCCTGACGTGCGTCAGGATGACGGCTTAAACCTAAACTCAGCACTTTGCCGTCGTACCGGGCTCGCTCCGGTATCTCGTTCTTAGGCACTAAAACCCAAACACGAGATCCTGATGGGCATCAGGATGACGGCATTGAGCAAGATTCTAATTGGCATGAAGATGACGGCAGAGACTAAGATCCTGACGTGCGTCAGGATGACGGCTTAAACCTAAACTCAGCACTTTGCCGTCGTACCGGGCTTGCCCCGGTATCTCGTTCTTAGGTATTAAGGCTCTAAAGCGAGATCCTGATGTGCATCAGGAAGACGCCATAGACTAAGATCCTGACGTCCGTCAGGATGACGGCAAAACAACCAAAGACGCTGTTTTCTCCTCACGCCTCACTCTTTACGCTTCTCGGCCTGTTACAGCGGCGCTATTTTATCGATCATAAGCTGCAACGATTGCTTACCCTGCCACTCGTTAATATCTAACTTATACACCAACTGCACCAAATTGATGGCGGCGTTGGGCCACACTTTAAGATCCACATTAAAGGCTATGGCATCTATTAAGGTGCGGCCTTCGTCAGGGCTAAGCACTAACTTTAAGTGTTTTTCGCCCACCAAGCGTTGTTTGATAATTCTAAAGTCACCATCAAATAACGGCTCGGGGAATGACTGGCCCCACGGGCCGGCAAGCCGTAGCTGTTCGGCGAGCGGTAAGTTGAGCTCTGAGGTTTCAAGCTGCCCGTCCGTTAATATTTCTCCGGCTAGTAATTCTGGGCTCACCCAATCGGCGACGATACGCTCAAATGCCGCCTTAAACGGCGCCAATGCGGACTTGCGCAGTGATAAGCCCGCCGCCATGGCATGGCCGCCAAATTTATCAATCACGCCCGGGTGTTGGCGGTCTACTTCTTCTAATAAATCCCGTAAATGCACGCCAGGAATAGAGCGACCTGAGCCTTTTAGTTCATCGTCACCGGCTTCGGCAAAGGCGATCACCGGTCTGTGATAACGCTCTTTAATGCGTGACGCCACGAGTCCCACCACACCTTGATGCCAATCATCTTGGTGCAACACTAAGCCGTTTGGCAGCTCGCCTTCGCTGATGTGAATTTTGGTGAGGCTGGCTAACGCTTCATGCTGCATGCTGGCCTCTATCGCCTTACGCTCGCGGTTAAGGTCGTCCATCATGACGGCTAACTTACGTGCTTCGTCTAAATTTTCGCTCAGTAAACAGGCCACGCCCATCGACATATCATCGAGCCGCCCTACTGCATTAAGCCGTGGCCCCAAGGCAAAACCTAAATCACTGGCCACTAAGCGCGCTTGATTACGCTGTGAGATATCAAGCAATGCCTGAATACCCGGCCGCACCCGTCCGGCGCGCATGCGTTGCAAACCTTGGTGCACTAATACTCGGTTGTTATCGTCCAGCGCCACCACATCCGCCACCGTACCCAGCGCCACTAAGTCCAGATATTCCCCCATGTTAGGTGCGGTGAGCCCAAGGCGAGTAAACCAGCCTTGTTCGGTAAGAGCGGCACGCAGCGCCAGCAATAAATAAAAGGCCACGCCCACACCGGCTAAATTCTTAGAGGGGAAATCACAGCCATGCTGATTGGGATTAACGATGGCCGCGGCATCGGGTACTTCATGGCCGGGCAAGTGGTGGTCGGTGACTATCACTTGCATGCCCAGCGCATTGGCCGCCGCCACGCCGCTCATGCTGGAAATGCCGTTATCGACCGTGATCAGCAGCTCGCCGCCCATTACCGCCACTTCATCAACCACTTTGGGGCTTAAGCCATATCCATAATCGAAACGATTGGGCACCAAATACTGCACTTTCTCCGCACCCATGGCGCGCAAGCCGTGCACCATTAACGCCGAGCTAGTGGCACCATCACAGTCAAAGTCTCCGACTATCACAATGCTGCGCTGCTCGCTCAAGCCTTGCACTAGCACTTTAACCGCCTCACTCATGCCTTTAAAGGTGGGTTTCAGTAAGGAGCTGGCACTCAAATTAAGCTGCTCTGGGCTAACCACGCCACGGCTGGCATAGAGCCGCTGAATAATAGCGGGCAAATC comes from Oceanisphaera profunda and encodes:
- a CDS encoding c-type cytochrome → MSKKWTSSLALSLLLGVMAQAGLAHAAGDAAAGADKVAACVACHGAEGKPTVDIYPQLAGQTAADIESALNAYKAGERTTGMAALMTPQAKNLSDQDIADIAAYYSAL
- a CDS encoding methyl-accepting chemotaxis protein, which encodes MNNLKLKHKILLSFIVAITITVAALSTISFHNLKTRLYEDSETLVASLSEREGEKIRRWFDVRQRMLAAAGQQLEQAQLPALQQAQVAGGFASSYFGNADGEMFDYQSTTYNRDYDPRNRPWYQQAIAANKPIITPPYEDATDSSLVVTLAEPVRTHGKITGVIGGDVAINSLISDINAIKLPAKGYAILLSRDGTIIAYHDASMILQSAARIDDEITVANQNKWLQSEHLHKVQLKDEHKLVYSQAVPGTDWQLLMVLDQAALEAPLTPMLLQQLGIATLVVIAAAVLISLLVQWLLAPLLRVSQALEQIASGRGDLTRRIDIQSQDEVGMLATNFNRFVASQAELIGQIRSQAEYLGSNAEQASVRANQTVTELGRQQEEVTMVATAVTEMASATQEIANNAEQTATAAQQSSSSTAHGKQQVNKTRDSIQSLSQEMIQAAEVIQRLDLHARDISSVLSTIQGIADQTNLLALNAAIEAARAGEQGRGFAVVADEVRVLSQRTHASTEEIQETITNLQKATKEAVQLMQTSRNLAELSVEDAEAAAEALTEITTAVSLISDMASQIATAAEEQSQVTGEITQNTTAIKDVADELAEDANQSLAQSKDLHAQAGKLNGLVSAFILK
- the recJ gene encoding single-stranded-DNA-specific exonuclease RecJ; its protein translation is MPAPMTTPARLTIRRRQSQDHQLPSDLPAIIQRLYASRGVVSPEQLNLSASSLLKPTFKGMSEAVKVLVQGLSEQRSIVIVGDFDCDGATSSALMVHGLRAMGAEKVQYLVPNRFDYGYGLSPKVVDEVAVMGGELLITVDNGISSMSGVAAANALGMQVIVTDHHLPGHEVPDAAAIVNPNQHGCDFPSKNLAGVGVAFYLLLALRAALTEQGWFTRLGLTAPNMGEYLDLVALGTVADVVALDDNNRVLVHQGLQRMRAGRVRPGIQALLDISQRNQARLVASDLGFALGPRLNAVGRLDDMSMGVACLLSENLDEARKLAVMMDDLNRERKAIEASMQHEALASLTKIHISEGELPNGLVLHQDDWHQGVVGLVASRIKERYHRPVIAFAEAGDDELKGSGRSIPGVHLRDLLEEVDRQHPGVIDKFGGHAMAAGLSLRKSALAPFKAAFERIVADWVSPELLAGEILTDGQLETSELNLPLAEQLRLAGPWGQSFPEPLFDGDFRIIKQRLVGEKHLKLVLSPDEGRTLIDAIAFNVDLKVWPNAAINLVQLVYKLDINEWQGKQSLQLMIDKIAPL